One Alkalicoccus halolimnae DNA segment encodes these proteins:
- a CDS encoding AAA family ATPase — protein sequence MDLFEYKAPPSGPLAARMRPRNLEEVRGQDHIIGPGTLLRRAVEADRLSAMIFYGPPGTGKTTLAKVIAEASTAWFEQLNAVTAGVKDVKEVVGKAKDRLKMEDRKTVLFIDEIHRFNKSQQDALLPHVEDGTVILIGATTENPMFEVNAALLSRSRLFHLESLTDKEMRKVIFEAVEDKERGFGSYSVVLSEEAVTHIIQVAQGDARTALNAIELAILTTDPDKSDTIRIDLETAEQSIQQRMVRYDKDGDNHYDTISAFIKSIRGSDPDASLYWLAKMIYAGEDARFIARRLYVHAAEDVGLADPNALLIAEAAYHAVEFIGMPEARIPLAEAVLYLATAPKSNAVITGIDAALNTVKKEKTGEVPAHLRDAHYKGAGSIGHGEGYLYPHSYENHYVVQQYLPDHLKRKKFYTPSTNGYEKTVQRRLDYFEERKKK from the coding sequence ATGGATCTATTTGAATATAAAGCACCCCCATCCGGCCCGCTCGCAGCAAGAATGCGACCACGCAATCTGGAAGAAGTAAGAGGTCAGGATCATATCATAGGACCCGGCACACTGCTGAGAAGAGCAGTGGAAGCTGACCGGCTTTCCGCAATGATTTTTTACGGGCCTCCCGGCACCGGAAAAACTACGCTTGCCAAAGTCATAGCGGAAGCCTCCACTGCCTGGTTTGAACAGTTGAATGCTGTAACGGCAGGGGTCAAAGATGTAAAGGAAGTAGTAGGAAAAGCGAAAGACCGCTTGAAAATGGAAGATAGAAAGACGGTATTGTTTATTGATGAGATTCACCGCTTCAACAAGAGCCAGCAGGATGCCCTCCTTCCACATGTGGAAGACGGAACGGTCATATTAATCGGTGCCACAACTGAAAACCCAATGTTTGAGGTCAATGCTGCTCTTCTTTCCAGATCCCGCCTGTTTCATCTCGAAAGCCTTACAGATAAAGAAATGCGAAAAGTGATTTTTGAGGCAGTTGAAGATAAAGAGAGAGGATTCGGCAGCTACTCAGTTGTTCTCTCGGAGGAAGCTGTCACTCATATCATTCAAGTAGCACAAGGAGATGCAAGAACAGCATTAAATGCGATTGAACTTGCTATCCTTACCACTGACCCGGATAAAAGCGATACTATACGTATTGATTTGGAAACCGCGGAACAATCGATTCAGCAGCGGATGGTCCGCTATGATAAAGACGGTGACAATCATTATGATACTATTTCTGCTTTTATAAAAAGCATCCGCGGTTCCGATCCAGACGCATCATTATACTGGCTCGCCAAAATGATTTATGCAGGAGAAGACGCCCGGTTTATTGCTAGAAGGCTGTATGTCCACGCAGCAGAAGATGTCGGACTGGCAGACCCGAACGCACTGCTTATTGCCGAAGCAGCCTATCATGCAGTTGAATTTATTGGAATGCCGGAAGCTAGAATTCCCCTTGCGGAAGCCGTGCTCTATCTGGCTACTGCCCCTAAAAGCAACGCTGTAATTACCGGTATCGATGCCGCCCTTAACACCGTTAAAAAAGAAAAAACCGGGGAAGTTCCTGCCCATCTGCGGGATGCTCATTATAAAGGAGCCGGCAGCATAGGTCATGGCGAGGGGTACCTCTACCCGCACAGCTATGAAAACCACTATGTCGTACAGCAGTATCTTCCGGATCACCTTAAACGTAAAAAGTTTTACACCCCGTCAACGAACGGGTATGAAAAAACGGTTCAGAGGCGCCTGGATTACTTTGAGGAAAGAAAGAAAAAATAA
- a CDS encoding YczE/YyaS/YitT family protein has protein sequence MRLQLNTNGQIFRWLVFVAGLLIMSLGAAMMIRAELGSAPWDVLHIGLMQQFGFTVGTWTVIMGFLLLLCASVLTKQLPQAGAYANMILVGVFVDIFLFLLSTPGSLSGQLVMLVCGIIIMGFGIGVYISPRCGAGPRDSIMLALSNKTGASVARVRVIMEILVLAGGWMLGGPVFLGTILFSLTIGHVAGFSLSICNNWMERITERGIKVENIH, from the coding sequence TTGCGATTACAACTAAATACAAACGGACAGATATTCCGCTGGCTCGTCTTTGTGGCCGGCCTGCTGATCATGAGTTTAGGAGCGGCTATGATGATACGGGCCGAATTAGGAAGCGCCCCGTGGGATGTACTTCATATCGGGCTTATGCAGCAGTTTGGTTTTACCGTTGGAACCTGGACGGTAATTATGGGTTTTCTTCTTCTATTATGTGCTTCCGTTTTAACGAAGCAGCTTCCTCAGGCAGGTGCCTATGCAAATATGATACTTGTTGGAGTGTTTGTAGATATTTTTTTATTTCTGCTGTCTACGCCTGGATCTTTAAGCGGACAGCTGGTAATGCTCGTCTGCGGAATTATAATAATGGGATTTGGAATAGGTGTTTATATATCACCAAGGTGCGGAGCAGGACCGAGAGACAGTATTATGCTTGCTTTGTCGAATAAAACCGGGGCTTCGGTAGCCCGGGTAAGAGTTATAATGGAAATTCTTGTACTGGCCGGAGGGTGGATGCTCGGCGGTCCGGTGTTTTTAGGGACGATTTTATTCAGCCTTACCATCGGACACGTAGCAGGCTTTTCGCTGTCAATATGCAATAACTGGATGGAACGAATTACAGAAAGAGGGATAAAAGTTGAAAATATCCACTAA
- the alaS gene encoding alanine--tRNA ligase has product MKQLTSAEVRQMFLDFFKEKSHAVEPSASLVPYEDPSLLWINSGVATLKKYFDGRVIPENPRIANVQKSIRTNDIENVGKTARHHTFFEMLGNFSIGEYFKKEAIHWGWEFLTDKKWIGFDPDKLAVTIYPEDDEAFRIWHEEIGLPESRIIRLEENFWDIGEGPCGPNTEIFYDRGPEYGADDTDPEMFPGGENERHLEIWNLVFSQFNHNPDGSYTPLPKKNIDTGMGLERMVSVIQDAPTNFDTDLFLPIIRETEAVSGKKYGQDEIKDTAFKVVADHVRTVTFAVADGALPSNEGRGYVLRRLLRRAVRYAKVLGIEEPFMYRLVPFVSEIMVDFYPEVKEKSEFIQKVMKNEEERFHETLHDGLAMLQKTIKNAKSKGENQVSGTDIFKLYDTYGFPVDLTEEYVEEAGLSADRAGFEKEMEKQRARARSARQESGSMQQQDEVLGAISEPSVFTGYDKLTVDTNVTAIVKDKNITDMASEGDRVKIMLSETPFYAESGGQTADIGTVSAPGTELRVEDVQKAPNGQHLHEVIVLKGSLKKGQKVTASVAEKTRKAIIKNHSATHLLHQALKDVLGDHVNQAGSSVEPGRLRFDFSHFGQVTEKEMEEIETIVNEKIWEAVPVEIMETSLEKAKEMGAMALFGEKYSSNVRVVQMSDYSLELCGGCHVRSTAEIGLFKLVSEGGIGAGVRRIEAVTGKKAYEFMNGQVDKLRETAGFLKTSLEEVPSRVLQLQKQLKEKDKENESLTAKLGQLQAGSLLEEATEVDGVKVLAKKVNAADMNALRSLADSLKEKLGSGILVLAAVNGEKVSIVASVSKDLIAEGHHAGKIVKEVAAFCGGGGGGRPDMAQAGGKDPSKVDAALSHVMDLVKK; this is encoded by the coding sequence ATGAAACAGTTAACATCTGCAGAAGTGAGACAAATGTTTTTGGACTTTTTCAAAGAGAAAAGTCACGCGGTGGAGCCGAGTGCTTCCCTTGTGCCATATGAAGACCCTTCTCTTTTATGGATCAACAGCGGCGTAGCTACTTTAAAAAAGTACTTTGACGGAAGAGTGATCCCGGAAAATCCGAGAATTGCAAATGTCCAGAAGTCTATTCGGACTAATGATATTGAAAATGTCGGCAAAACAGCAAGACACCATACCTTTTTTGAAATGCTTGGGAATTTTTCAATTGGTGAATATTTTAAAAAAGAAGCGATTCATTGGGGATGGGAATTTCTTACTGATAAAAAATGGATCGGATTTGATCCGGATAAACTTGCTGTAACGATTTATCCTGAAGACGATGAAGCTTTTCGTATCTGGCATGAAGAAATCGGTCTTCCGGAAAGCCGTATCATTCGTCTGGAAGAGAATTTCTGGGATATCGGGGAAGGACCATGCGGCCCGAATACAGAAATCTTTTATGACAGAGGACCGGAATACGGGGCTGATGACACCGATCCGGAAATGTTTCCAGGCGGAGAGAATGAACGTCATCTGGAAATATGGAATTTAGTATTTTCACAGTTTAATCATAATCCGGACGGCAGCTATACACCTCTTCCAAAGAAAAATATTGATACTGGAATGGGACTTGAACGAATGGTTTCCGTTATTCAGGATGCCCCTACAAACTTTGACACGGACCTTTTTCTGCCTATTATTCGGGAAACAGAAGCAGTATCAGGGAAGAAATACGGGCAGGATGAAATAAAAGATACTGCCTTTAAAGTGGTAGCCGATCATGTACGGACCGTTACTTTTGCAGTAGCCGATGGAGCACTTCCTTCTAATGAAGGACGCGGGTATGTTCTGCGGAGGCTTCTGCGCCGGGCTGTCCGCTATGCGAAAGTGCTTGGTATAGAAGAACCGTTTATGTACCGACTTGTACCTTTCGTTAGTGAGATCATGGTGGATTTCTATCCGGAAGTAAAAGAAAAATCAGAATTTATTCAAAAAGTAATGAAAAATGAAGAAGAACGATTCCATGAAACTCTTCACGATGGACTAGCGATGCTGCAAAAAACTATAAAAAATGCTAAATCTAAAGGTGAGAATCAGGTGAGCGGCACCGATATATTCAAACTTTATGATACGTACGGATTTCCTGTCGATTTAACTGAAGAATATGTAGAAGAAGCCGGGTTGAGCGCCGACCGTGCCGGTTTTGAGAAGGAAATGGAAAAGCAGCGAGCGCGTGCTCGTTCCGCACGTCAGGAGTCCGGTTCTATGCAGCAGCAGGACGAAGTACTGGGAGCAATTTCCGAACCGTCCGTTTTTACTGGATATGATAAACTGACTGTAGATACAAACGTGACAGCCATTGTAAAAGATAAAAACATTACAGATATGGCCTCTGAAGGAGACCGGGTAAAAATTATGCTTTCGGAAACGCCTTTTTATGCTGAAAGCGGGGGACAGACGGCTGATATTGGTACTGTTTCGGCTCCCGGTACCGAACTGCGCGTTGAAGATGTTCAGAAAGCTCCTAACGGCCAGCATCTGCACGAAGTGATCGTTCTGAAAGGATCCTTGAAAAAAGGCCAGAAGGTCACCGCTTCTGTAGCAGAAAAGACGCGTAAAGCAATTATTAAAAATCATTCTGCCACCCACCTTCTTCATCAGGCTCTTAAGGACGTCCTTGGAGACCATGTTAATCAGGCAGGATCGTCTGTGGAACCGGGCAGGCTGCGTTTTGATTTCTCCCACTTCGGCCAGGTAACCGAGAAAGAAATGGAAGAGATCGAAACTATAGTCAATGAAAAAATATGGGAAGCTGTGCCGGTGGAAATTATGGAAACCTCCTTGGAGAAAGCGAAAGAAATGGGCGCTATGGCTCTGTTTGGTGAAAAATACAGCAGCAACGTACGTGTCGTTCAGATGAGTGATTACAGCCTTGAACTCTGTGGGGGCTGTCACGTCCGCAGTACAGCGGAAATAGGTCTGTTTAAGCTGGTATCTGAAGGCGGTATCGGAGCAGGAGTACGCCGGATAGAAGCAGTTACAGGGAAAAAAGCTTATGAATTCATGAATGGCCAGGTAGATAAACTTCGTGAAACAGCAGGATTTTTAAAGACAAGTCTTGAAGAAGTACCTTCGAGAGTTCTGCAACTGCAGAAACAGCTCAAGGAAAAAGATAAAGAGAATGAATCGTTAACAGCAAAACTCGGTCAGCTTCAGGCAGGAAGTCTTTTAGAGGAAGCAACAGAAGTTGACGGGGTAAAGGTTCTGGCTAAAAAAGTTAATGCTGCTGATATGAATGCTTTAAGAAGTCTCGCCGATTCCCTAAAAGAAAAGCTCGGATCTGGAATATTGGTTTTAGCAGCAGTAAACGGTGAAAAAGTTAGCATTGTAGCAAGTGTCTCCAAAGATTTAATTGCAGAAGGACATCATGCCGGAAAGATTGTAAAAGAAGTGGCCGCATTCTGCGGCGGAGGCGGCGGAGGCCGGCCGGATATGGCTCAAGCTGGCGGGAAAGACCCATCGAAGGTCGATGCAGCCCTCTCTCATGTAATGGATCTTGTAAAGAAATAA
- the cymR gene encoding cysteine metabolism transcriptional regulator CymR — MKISTKGRYGLTIMIALAKKYGDGPVSLKSIAKDHSLSEHYLEQLIAPLRNATLVKSVRGAYGGYMLAKSPETITAGDIIRVLEGPITPVEIIDDEEPAKRDLWIKIRDAVKDVLDSTTLEDLANYRDEGNQDNYMFYI, encoded by the coding sequence TTGAAAATATCCACTAAAGGAAGATACGGACTTACAATCATGATAGCACTAGCAAAAAAATATGGAGACGGACCAGTTTCACTTAAATCTATTGCTAAAGATCACTCTCTTTCCGAGCACTACCTGGAACAGCTCATTGCTCCACTTCGTAATGCCACGCTTGTAAAGAGTGTGAGAGGTGCATATGGAGGATATATGCTGGCTAAAAGTCCGGAAACAATTACAGCAGGTGATATTATCCGTGTGCTGGAAGGACCGATTACTCCGGTGGAAATAATAGATGATGAAGAACCGGCTAAACGGGATTTATGGATTAAAATACGCGATGCAGTCAAAGATGTGCTGGATTCCACCACACTTGAAGATCTGGCCAACTATAGAGATGAAGGAAACCAGGACAACTATATGTTTTATATTTAA
- the mnmA gene encoding tRNA 2-thiouridine(34) synthase MnmA — translation MTDNKDIRVVVGMSGGVDSSVTAHLLKEQGYEVIGIFMKNWDDTDENGVCTATEDYNDVIRVCNQLGIPYYSVNFEKEYWHKVFTYFLEEYKAGRTPNPDVMCNKEIKFKAFLEHAFALGADYVATGHYARVEQSEDGVKLLRGIDRNKDQTYFLNALSRVQLEKVMFPLGEIEKPRVREIAEEAGLATAGKKDSTGICFIGERNFKEFLSQYLPAQKGIMETVDGTQKGSHDGLMYYTLGQRQGLGIGGAGEPWFVVDKDLKRNVLIVGQGFHHPLLYSEGLTASGINWIAGNVPEKTFTCTAKFRYRQEDHGVTVEPQKDGTFRVLFDEPERAVTPGQYVVFYDGEECLGGGTIEETIKAAAPAV, via the coding sequence GTGACAGATAACAAAGATATAAGAGTGGTTGTCGGTATGTCAGGCGGTGTAGACTCTTCTGTCACAGCTCATTTATTAAAAGAGCAGGGTTACGAAGTAATCGGCATTTTCATGAAAAACTGGGACGATACAGACGAAAATGGAGTTTGTACAGCGACAGAAGATTATAACGATGTGATTCGTGTATGCAATCAATTAGGAATTCCCTACTATAGTGTTAACTTTGAAAAGGAATACTGGCACAAAGTGTTTACGTATTTTCTGGAAGAATATAAAGCAGGGAGAACACCGAACCCTGATGTCATGTGTAATAAAGAAATTAAATTCAAAGCATTTCTCGAGCACGCATTCGCACTGGGAGCTGATTATGTTGCTACCGGCCATTATGCCCGAGTAGAACAGAGTGAGGACGGAGTCAAGCTTCTGCGCGGCATCGACCGTAATAAAGATCAGACATACTTTTTAAATGCTCTCAGCAGAGTACAGCTTGAGAAAGTAATGTTTCCACTTGGGGAAATCGAAAAGCCGAGAGTACGTGAAATTGCTGAAGAAGCAGGTCTTGCAACAGCTGGGAAAAAGGATAGTACGGGAATATGCTTTATTGGAGAAAGAAATTTTAAAGAATTTTTATCGCAGTACCTTCCAGCTCAGAAAGGGATTATGGAAACAGTGGACGGCACGCAGAAAGGTTCCCATGATGGTCTCATGTACTACACTCTCGGACAAAGACAGGGCCTGGGGATAGGCGGAGCAGGAGAACCATGGTTCGTAGTCGATAAAGACCTTAAGAGAAATGTGCTCATCGTAGGGCAGGGTTTTCATCATCCCCTGCTTTATTCTGAAGGATTAACAGCCTCAGGTATTAACTGGATTGCAGGAAACGTTCCTGAAAAAACGTTTACGTGTACAGCTAAATTCAGGTACCGGCAGGAGGATCACGGTGTAACCGTCGAGCCGCAGAAAGATGGAACTTTCCGTGTTTTATTTGACGAGCCCGAAAGAGCGGTGACACCGGGGCAGTATGTTGTTTTTTATGACGGGGAAGAATGCCTTGGAGGCGGAACAATAGAAGAAACAATAAAAGCAGCTGCACCGGCTGTATAA
- a CDS encoding IreB family regulatory phosphoprotein, giving the protein MDKTMKFNFNDDESMDQHVREVLASVHSSLEEKGYNPINQIVGYLLSGDPAYIPRHNDARTLIRKIERDEIIEELVRSYLSSRDPEA; this is encoded by the coding sequence ATGGACAAAACAATGAAATTTAATTTTAATGATGATGAATCTATGGATCAGCATGTCCGTGAAGTATTGGCAAGTGTTCATTCTTCTCTCGAAGAAAAAGGCTATAATCCCATTAATCAAATAGTTGGTTATTTATTATCGGGGGATCCTGCTTACATTCCACGCCATAATGATGCGAGAACGCTTATTCGTAAAATTGAGCGTGACGAAATTATTGAAGAGCTTGTTCGATCTTATTTGTCTTCCAGGGATCCTGAAGCCTGA
- a CDS encoding ATP-dependent RecD-like DNA helicase: MEEEQPYIKGELLHLIYHQEDSLYTVAKLKVVKSSEEMKEKETVVVGLMAKPEKDTTYLFHGKMTDHPRFGKQFKFDTYNKEMPDTKQGLVLYFSSDRFPGIGRKTAELIVDTFGTEAISLILSNPARLGEVPKLDSEKAEIIHEQLMEDQGIEEVLMKLYEYGFGLRLAIKIYQTYQTEALQIIENNPYQMVEDVEGVGFIKADQIGRKQGVTGDHPDRLKAAVMFTLYEQCLNEGHVYAENQYIVKKSCELLEYGGQEKVDPLKIAELVIILGEEEKIIAENNIMYIPSLYYAEKGIAANIKRLMHQEKSTEFPESELLKAIGKVEERFQVTYAPSQKTAIETAVSAPLMLLTGGPGTGKTTVIQGVIETFASLNGLSLRKEDYQGKEEPFPFLLAAPTGRAAKRMTESTGLPASTIHRLLGYKGMGDEAFEKDEDSPLEGRLLILDEMSMVDTWLANQLFRAVPSNMQVLIVGDEDQLPSVGPGQVLTDLLEVDQIPTVRLTDIYRQSEHSRIITFSHQVKSGVLPPEVDTSSDDLRFFPCGTDKVLEAVDKICRGALAKGYTARDIQVLAPMYRGDAGINRLNLMLQALFNPKGERTKEVIFGESAYRVGDMVLQLVNNPEDNVFNGDRGEIAAILTEKETADKQMQIVISFDGTEVVYSKQDLTQITHAYCCSIHKSQGSEFPIVIMPVVKSYYRMLRRKLIYTGITRASQFLLLCGDWQAVRYAVETDRELLRNTSLVEKLKQNAPE, from the coding sequence GTGGAGGAAGAACAGCCGTATATTAAAGGAGAGCTGCTTCACCTGATTTATCATCAGGAAGATTCTCTCTATACTGTGGCCAAATTAAAAGTAGTGAAATCTTCAGAAGAGATGAAAGAAAAAGAAACGGTGGTCGTCGGCCTCATGGCGAAACCGGAAAAAGATACGACTTATTTATTCCACGGAAAAATGACCGATCATCCACGGTTTGGAAAGCAGTTTAAATTTGATACATACAATAAAGAAATGCCGGATACAAAGCAGGGGCTTGTTCTATATTTTTCCAGCGACCGCTTTCCGGGGATAGGCAGAAAAACAGCTGAGCTCATCGTGGACACATTCGGTACTGAAGCAATTTCCCTCATACTTTCCAATCCTGCCCGCCTCGGTGAAGTACCGAAGCTGGATTCAGAAAAAGCAGAAATTATACACGAACAGCTGATGGAAGATCAGGGCATTGAAGAAGTGCTGATGAAGCTGTATGAATATGGTTTTGGTCTGAGGCTCGCTATAAAGATTTATCAGACGTACCAGACCGAAGCATTGCAGATAATTGAAAACAATCCTTATCAAATGGTGGAAGATGTAGAAGGAGTCGGCTTTATAAAAGCAGACCAGATAGGCAGAAAGCAGGGAGTAACGGGGGATCATCCCGACCGCCTTAAAGCTGCAGTAATGTTCACATTGTATGAACAGTGTTTGAATGAAGGGCATGTCTATGCAGAAAATCAGTATATAGTAAAAAAATCCTGTGAACTGCTTGAATATGGCGGCCAGGAGAAAGTAGACCCGCTTAAAATTGCTGAACTCGTTATCATTTTAGGCGAAGAAGAAAAAATTATTGCTGAAAACAACATCATGTATATTCCTTCACTTTATTATGCGGAAAAGGGGATAGCTGCAAACATAAAAAGGCTGATGCATCAGGAAAAGAGCACTGAATTTCCGGAATCTGAGCTGCTTAAAGCAATAGGGAAGGTAGAAGAAAGGTTCCAGGTTACCTATGCCCCTTCTCAGAAAACAGCAATCGAAACCGCAGTATCTGCGCCTCTGATGCTGCTGACAGGAGGGCCGGGAACGGGAAAAACGACGGTTATTCAAGGAGTAATCGAAACTTTTGCGTCGTTGAACGGCCTTTCTCTGCGCAAAGAAGACTATCAGGGAAAGGAAGAACCATTCCCCTTCCTGCTGGCAGCTCCTACGGGCCGCGCTGCGAAAAGAATGACAGAATCAACCGGGCTGCCGGCTTCTACGATTCATCGGCTGCTTGGTTATAAAGGGATGGGCGATGAAGCTTTCGAAAAAGATGAAGATTCACCGCTCGAGGGGCGTCTGCTCATTCTGGATGAAATGTCCATGGTGGACACGTGGCTTGCAAATCAGCTGTTTCGTGCGGTCCCTTCCAATATGCAGGTTCTTATTGTAGGAGACGAAGATCAGCTGCCCTCAGTCGGACCAGGACAGGTGCTGACAGATCTTCTTGAGGTGGACCAGATTCCGACTGTAAGACTTACAGACATTTACCGGCAGTCGGAGCATTCAAGAATTATTACCTTTTCCCACCAGGTGAAAAGCGGCGTTCTGCCTCCGGAAGTAGATACTTCCAGCGATGATCTTCGTTTCTTTCCGTGCGGGACTGATAAGGTTTTGGAAGCGGTCGATAAAATCTGCAGAGGAGCGCTGGCTAAAGGCTACACAGCTCGGGATATTCAGGTTCTTGCCCCCATGTACCGTGGAGACGCAGGTATTAATCGTCTCAACTTAATGCTCCAGGCTCTGTTTAATCCAAAAGGAGAAAGAACAAAAGAAGTAATTTTTGGAGAGTCCGCTTACCGGGTAGGTGATATGGTACTTCAGCTTGTGAATAATCCGGAGGATAATGTTTTTAACGGAGACCGTGGAGAGATAGCTGCTATACTGACGGAAAAAGAAACGGCAGATAAACAGATGCAGATTGTAATTTCTTTTGATGGGACAGAAGTTGTTTATTCCAAGCAGGACTTAACGCAGATCACCCATGCTTACTGCTGTTCTATCCACAAATCTCAGGGAAGTGAATTTCCTATCGTTATTATGCCTGTCGTGAAAAGCTATTACCGCATGCTTCGAAGAAAACTCATTTATACAGGAATCACTAGAGCCAGTCAGTTTCTGCTTTTATGCGGAGACTGGCAGGCGGTGAGATATGCGGTGGAGACGGACAGGGAGCTTTTAAGAAACACTTCCCTCGTAGAAAAATTAAAACAAAACGCACCTGAATAA
- a CDS encoding cysteine desulfurase family protein, translating into MERIYLDHAATSPMHPQAAEEMLPFFTEKFGNPSSTHHFGREARAGLDEAREAIARAVGASYNEIIFTGGGTEADNLAIAGFARENRYKGKHVITVITEHHGVLNACSQLEQEGFEVSYLSVSEEGRVSLEQIEQELREDTILVSVMTANNETGTLQPVNEIGALLKEHQAAFHTDAVQALGKCPIDVNDMNVDLLACSAHKFNGPNGTGFLYARKGVELAPILFGGEQERKRRAGTENTAGAAGMKKALEISLTHMEERAELYLTYRNRLKEILSEAGINYYVNGDEKYSLPNVLNLSFPKANVEQLLMNLDLEGIAVSSGSACTAGSVKPSHVLIAMHGENDRSKAAVRFSFGYGNTLDQIEKAGRAVIKVLDRMKVSK; encoded by the coding sequence ATGGAACGTATTTATTTGGATCACGCAGCAACCTCCCCTATGCACCCGCAGGCAGCAGAAGAAATGCTTCCTTTTTTCACTGAAAAATTCGGCAATCCTTCAAGCACTCATCATTTCGGAAGGGAAGCAAGAGCTGGACTTGACGAAGCGAGAGAAGCGATTGCCAGAGCTGTAGGAGCGTCCTATAATGAAATTATATTTACCGGAGGCGGAACGGAAGCTGACAATCTTGCAATTGCAGGCTTTGCCCGGGAAAACAGGTATAAGGGAAAGCATGTTATTACTGTGATAACGGAGCATCACGGGGTTCTTAATGCCTGCAGCCAGCTGGAGCAGGAAGGGTTTGAAGTGAGCTATTTAAGTGTTTCTGAAGAAGGCCGTGTATCTTTAGAACAGATCGAACAGGAATTAAGGGAAGATACGATTCTTGTATCGGTGATGACAGCAAATAACGAAACCGGAACGCTCCAGCCCGTCAATGAAATCGGAGCACTTTTAAAAGAACACCAGGCAGCTTTCCACACCGATGCGGTGCAGGCTCTTGGTAAATGTCCGATAGATGTTAATGACATGAACGTGGACCTGCTCGCATGTTCTGCTCATAAATTTAACGGCCCGAACGGTACTGGATTTTTATATGCTAGAAAAGGAGTAGAGCTTGCTCCTATCCTTTTTGGAGGAGAACAGGAAAGAAAAAGAAGAGCTGGAACAGAAAATACAGCCGGGGCAGCAGGCATGAAAAAAGCTTTGGAAATCTCTTTAACTCATATGGAGGAAAGGGCAGAATTGTATCTCACGTATAGAAATCGACTCAAAGAGATTCTCAGTGAGGCTGGTATTAACTATTATGTAAACGGAGATGAAAAGTACTCGCTCCCTAATGTCCTGAATCTCAGTTTTCCAAAAGCAAATGTCGAGCAGCTGCTTATGAATCTTGATCTTGAAGGAATCGCTGTATCAAGCGGATCAGCCTGCACTGCAGGATCAGTCAAACCGTCCCATGTCCTCATAGCAATGCATGGAGAAAACGACCGCAGTAAAGCAGCGGTCCGCTTCAGTTTCGGCTATGGGAATACATTGGATCAAATAGAAAAGGCCGGAAGGGCCGTTATTAAAGTACTCGATCGTATGAAAGTATCAAAATAA
- a CDS encoding tetratricopeptide repeat protein: MDRNAEAVKQMQDGNIEEAAKILNDAIEENPEDAVAFTNFGNLLAAVGEEDRAIVFYSKAVELDSTMGTAHYGLGNILYNQEEFKKAVDSYQEAVAQGLIQADVYYMLGMSFYQIGDFMRSLPHLSRAAELNPEDTDARFHYGLALAQAEEIEEAMKQFHAVLKLEPEHADCYFNLGVGYAYKEDAEKALVMFDKALEIQPEHALSANGKKQMEKILSGNIEE; encoded by the coding sequence ATGGACCGTAACGCGGAAGCTGTAAAACAGATGCAGGACGGAAATATAGAAGAAGCGGCAAAAATATTAAATGATGCTATTGAGGAAAATCCGGAAGATGCTGTGGCTTTTACTAATTTTGGGAACCTGCTTGCGGCAGTAGGTGAAGAAGACAGGGCGATAGTATTTTACAGTAAAGCTGTCGAACTCGACTCAACGATGGGAACGGCCCACTATGGTCTCGGTAATATTCTGTATAACCAAGAAGAGTTTAAAAAGGCTGTTGATTCCTACCAGGAAGCAGTTGCTCAGGGGCTCATTCAGGCAGATGTTTATTATATGCTTGGTATGAGTTTTTATCAGATCGGAGACTTTATGCGGTCACTTCCGCATCTTTCGCGGGCAGCTGAATTAAATCCGGAAGATACCGATGCCCGGTTTCACTATGGCCTGGCCCTGGCTCAGGCTGAAGAAATTGAGGAAGCAATGAAGCAGTTCCATGCCGTTTTAAAGCTGGAACCAGAGCACGCCGACTGTTACTTTAACCTTGGAGTCGGATATGCGTACAAAGAGGATGCTGAAAAAGCACTGGTTATGTTCGATAAAGCATTGGAAATCCAGCCGGAGCACGCACTTAGTGCTAACGGAAAAAAGCAGATGGAAAAAATCCTCTCTGGAAATATAGAAGAGTAA